The following is a genomic window from Polaribacter atrinae.
GTAGATTGCAATGGAGTTGGTTATTTATTACATATTTCTCTAAATACTTTCTCTAGTTTACCAGATGATGAATCGGTTGTATTATACACCCATTTATCCATAAGAGAAGACGCTCACACACTTTTTGGATTTATCACAAAAACAGAAAGAGAAGTTTTTAAATTATTAATTTCAGTTTCTGGTGTAGGACCAAGTATTGCTAGAACCATGTTGTCATCAATGACATCAGAAGAAATACAACACGCTATTGCATCCGAAAATGTACAACTCATACAATCTGTAAAAGGTATTGGAGCAAAAACAGCACAAAGAGTCATAGTCGATTTAAAGGATAAAATTTTAAAAACCTTTAATATTGATGAAGTTTCTACATTTACAAGCAATACCAATAAAGATGAAGCGTTATCTGCTTTAGAAGTTTTAGGTTTTAATAAAAAACAGTCAGAGAAAGTAATCTCTACTATTTTAAAAGAAAATCCAGAAGCTACAGTAGAAAACTTAATAAAACTAGCCTTAAAAAATTTATAATAATTTTGAAAAGTTTTTTTAACAAAATATTTTTATTTCT
Proteins encoded in this region:
- the ruvA gene encoding Holliday junction branch migration protein RuvA — translated: MITQVRGRLVEKNPTEVVVDCNGVGYLLHISLNTFSSLPDDESVVLYTHLSIREDAHTLFGFITKTEREVFKLLISVSGVGPSIARTMLSSMTSEEIQHAIASENVQLIQSVKGIGAKTAQRVIVDLKDKILKTFNIDEVSTFTSNTNKDEALSALEVLGFNKKQSEKVISTILKENPEATVENLIKLALKNL